Proteins co-encoded in one Methanosarcinales archaeon Met12 genomic window:
- a CDS encoding carbon monoxide dehydrogenase beta subunit family protein, producing the protein MEMMDTMAKEDIVSINRSWQLGRGIGKGDTPRVISPEVLGKLIKKAKRPLYVFGPSLLEAKYDDKLALDYAIEMAEAYNVPVVAVSHAIKGFLQKGFEPDAWMPAVNIVDRLRDSEWDGIREEGQHDLVVFFGVFCALGEQGLSTLRHFAPWLKTITICPRYHPSADMSVIIDGEKLNKLVETLRRD; encoded by the coding sequence ATGGAGATGATGGACACGATGGCGAAAGAAGATATTGTTAGCATTAACAGGTCCTGGCAGCTTGGCAGGGGAATTGGCAAGGGTGATACGCCCAGGGTGATATCTCCAGAAGTCCTTGGCAAGTTGATAAAGAAGGCAAAGAGGCCTTTGTATGTATTTGGACCTTCGTTATTGGAGGCAAAATATGATGATAAGCTGGCACTGGACTATGCTATTGAGATGGCAGAGGCATATAATGTACCAGTGGTCGCTGTTTCACATGCGATAAAAGGATTTCTGCAGAAGGGCTTCGAACCAGATGCCTGGATGCCCGCTGTCAATATAGTTGACAGGCTCAGGGACTCCGAATGGGACGGCATAAGGGAAGAGGGGCAACACGACCTCGTGGTTTTTTTCGGGGTCTTTTGCGCCCTTGGCGAACAAGGACTTTCGACTCTGAGACATTTTGCCCCATGGCTGAAGACCATAACTATCTGTCCTCGCTACCATCCTAGTGCAGATATGTCAGTCATAATAGATGGTGAAAAATTAAATAAACTCGTTGAAACGTTGAGGAGGGATTAA
- the cdhA gene encoding CO dehydrogenase/acetyl-CoA synthase complex subunit alpha, which translates to MSKLKFKIEELKSALARMEGVDVTIGSIIEDTWEESMGPTPMPSIDTLRAWDHILLNRYKPFYSPFCDMCCLCTYGKCDLTAGKRGACGIDMGAQQARMYLLSSCIGAATHGAHARHMVEHLIEKLGGDHKIDLGRFISVNAPNIMAVVGMRPERLSDLRKVLDYAEEQIVQCLSATHTGQEGSSIDFESKSMHVGMIDHVVMEAADIAQITGYGFPKGDPDAPLVEIGMGTLDRSKPVVICVGHNVVTGTEIVDYLMKKDMMDKLEVGGLCCTAHDLTRYEKTAKVVGHLSKQLYFIRSGVADVIVVDEQCVRLDTLKEATKVKTAVIATSDKICYGLPDRTNDPTGEIIKDLVNGAPGALILDSEKAGEVAVEVALRISEKRRKLKALPDKQEVMELARDCNVCGECKRTCPLDLSIPGAMEAAAKGDLSGLVDIYDLCLGCGVCEPVCRRDLPILNMVQRAAERKVKEEKHLLRSGRGPILDTEIRHVGPPIVLGTIPGVVAYVGCANYPKGRGALAEMAEEFLRRKYIVVASGCAAMDIAMHEDEDGKTLYEKYPGDFDAGCIANVGSCVANSHISGACIKIPSIFARRNIRANYEEIADYILNRIGACGVAWGVYSQKAEAIAVGCNRWGIPVIVGPHASKYRRLYLGRKDIEDDWHVYDVKARGERVFVGPAPEHLMYASETKEECIVMTARLCIRPNDTTKGRMIKLSHYLDLSEKYFGTLPDDWPVFVRTEADLPIAKKDVLLKELKEVGWKPGRIPDPTNLERFKLKWR; encoded by the coding sequence ATGAGTAAACTTAAATTTAAAATCGAAGAGCTAAAAAGCGCCCTCGCCAGGATGGAGGGAGTGGACGTCACCATCGGAAGCATCATCGAGGACACTTGGGAGGAGAGCATGGGTCCGACTCCAATGCCATCCATCGATACTCTAAGGGCATGGGACCACATTTTGCTGAACAGATACAAACCATTTTACTCTCCATTCTGCGACATGTGCTGTCTCTGCACATATGGAAAGTGTGACCTGACGGCTGGAAAGAGGGGTGCCTGTGGCATAGACATGGGTGCCCAGCAAGCCAGGATGTATCTTCTATCGAGTTGCATAGGTGCTGCTACGCATGGCGCTCATGCAAGGCACATGGTCGAACACCTGATCGAAAAATTGGGAGGCGACCATAAAATAGACCTGGGACGATTTATCAGCGTGAATGCCCCCAACATAATGGCGGTAGTTGGGATGAGGCCAGAACGCTTAAGCGATTTGAGGAAGGTGCTGGATTATGCCGAGGAACAAATCGTTCAATGTTTGTCAGCCACCCATACGGGTCAAGAGGGCAGTTCTATTGACTTCGAGTCCAAATCCATGCACGTTGGCATGATCGACCACGTGGTGATGGAGGCGGCAGATATAGCCCAGATAACCGGCTATGGTTTTCCAAAGGGAGACCCTGATGCTCCCCTGGTCGAGATCGGCATGGGAACACTCGACCGGAGCAAGCCCGTGGTCATATGCGTAGGACACAACGTGGTCACAGGAACCGAGATAGTGGATTATTTGATGAAAAAAGATATGATGGATAAACTGGAAGTAGGCGGATTATGTTGTACAGCTCATGACCTGACCAGATATGAAAAAACAGCCAAAGTGGTTGGCCACCTCTCCAAGCAACTATATTTCATAAGGTCGGGAGTGGCAGATGTCATCGTGGTAGATGAACAATGCGTTAGACTTGACACGCTGAAAGAGGCCACAAAGGTGAAAACAGCGGTCATAGCGACCTCTGACAAAATATGTTATGGTCTGCCCGACAGGACCAACGACCCTACTGGCGAGATAATAAAGGACTTGGTAAATGGCGCTCCTGGAGCATTGATACTCGATTCAGAAAAGGCTGGAGAAGTGGCGGTCGAAGTGGCATTGAGAATATCGGAGAAAAGAAGGAAATTAAAAGCCCTGCCGGATAAACAAGAGGTGATGGAACTTGCCAGGGATTGCAATGTGTGCGGCGAATGTAAACGGACGTGTCCGCTTGACCTGTCAATTCCAGGGGCAATGGAGGCGGCCGCAAAAGGCGACTTGAGCGGATTGGTCGACATCTATGACCTGTGTCTGGGATGCGGGGTATGTGAGCCAGTGTGCAGAAGGGACCTGCCAATATTGAATATGGTGCAAAGGGCCGCAGAGCGCAAGGTCAAGGAAGAAAAACACCTCTTGAGAAGTGGCAGGGGACCAATCCTGGACACGGAAATAAGACACGTCGGTCCACCGATAGTATTGGGAACGATTCCAGGAGTGGTAGCTTATGTTGGATGCGCAAACTATCCAAAGGGAAGGGGAGCACTTGCGGAGATGGCAGAGGAGTTCCTCCGTAGAAAGTATATAGTGGTCGCCTCTGGATGTGCAGCCATGGATATAGCGATGCATGAAGATGAAGATGGGAAGACGTTATATGAAAAATATCCTGGAGACTTTGATGCGGGTTGTATAGCTAATGTTGGGTCATGTGTTGCGAACTCGCATATTTCGGGTGCATGCATCAAGATTCCCAGCATATTCGCCAGGAGGAATATAAGGGCGAACTACGAAGAGATAGCTGACTATATACTAAATCGTATTGGTGCATGCGGAGTTGCATGGGGGGTATACTCCCAGAAAGCCGAAGCGATCGCCGTGGGCTGTAACAGATGGGGTATCCCGGTGATAGTTGGACCGCATGCTTCTAAATACAGAAGGCTGTATCTGGGACGAAAAGACATAGAGGATGATTGGCACGTCTACGACGTCAAAGCCAGGGGAGAGAGGGTTTTTGTTGGACCTGCTCCTGAACATCTCATGTACGCATCCGAGACAAAGGAAGAGTGCATAGTCATGACGGCGAGGCTCTGTATAAGGCCCAATGATACCACCAAGGGAAGGATGATAAAATTATCACATTATCTGGACCTGAGCGAGAAATATTTTGGCACACTCCCGGACGATTGGCCAGTATTCGTTAGAACCGAGGCTGACCTGCCAATTGCTAAAAAGGATGTGCTATTAAAGGAATTGAAGGAGGTTGGCTGGAAGCCGGGCAGGATTCCAGACCCCACCAATCTGGAGAGGTTCAAACTCAAATGGAGATGA
- a CDS encoding AAA family ATPase, whose product MKICVSGKGGVGKTTFAGTLARLLARDGLDIIAIDADLDHNLRSTLGLGREKVENLTPLSEMKDLIKDRTGADPDAYGSVFRLNPAVSDLPQKLWVDGPDNIKFILMGTMKKGGAGCACPANVLLKSFLKYMFLKDYNVIIDMEAGIEHLGRGTAKYADGIIIIVEPTHNSIETAKRIINMSEDIGLMKVYVVGNKIANAEEEGFIREHFDDVLGIIPFDHKVREAEMDGTALVDFTASAAVEAISEIKDLLKKMESTT is encoded by the coding sequence ATGAAGATATGCGTCAGTGGCAAGGGCGGCGTCGGCAAGACGACTTTTGCTGGAACGCTGGCGAGGTTGCTTGCCAGGGACGGCTTGGATATCATCGCGATAGACGCTGACTTGGATCATAACCTTCGCTCCACCCTCGGACTCGGTAGAGAGAAAGTTGAAAATCTGACTCCGCTGTCAGAAATGAAGGACCTTATCAAGGACAGGACAGGAGCGGACCCGGATGCCTATGGGTCGGTCTTCAGACTAAATCCCGCTGTCTCAGACCTGCCCCAGAAATTATGGGTGGACGGACCTGATAACATCAAGTTCATTTTGATGGGGACGATGAAAAAAGGCGGAGCTGGGTGCGCATGTCCAGCAAACGTGCTGTTAAAATCGTTTTTAAAATATATGTTTTTGAAAGACTACAACGTGATAATAGACATGGAGGCGGGCATCGAGCATCTGGGAAGGGGCACTGCGAAATATGCCGATGGCATAATCATCATAGTCGAGCCGACGCACAACTCGATAGAGACTGCCAAAAGAATAATAAACATGTCAGAGGACATCGGATTGATGAAGGTTTATGTAGTTGGAAACAAGATTGCCAATGCTGAGGAGGAAGGGTTCATAAGGGAGCATTTCGATGACGTTTTAGGAATCATACCATTCGACCACAAAGTGAGAGAAGCCGAGATGGATGGAACAGCTCTGGTCGATTTTACCGCATCAGCGGCAGTTGAGGCTATTTCAGAAATAAAGGATTTGCTAAAGAAAATGGAGAGCACAACATGA
- a CDS encoding amino acid-binding protein — protein MWTKIMEKFSKFPAQEKVIRLLFGRGFQINSEGRVVSGTIEIPHTQIAKEIGVDRRAVDATVKAILGDETLKKVFQNITSIAFLEHVAPLLGLGVVIIIPKNAQKTGILGEVATTIAKHNISIRQAVTDDPYFTESPKLTIITDARVPGEVVDALMKLPSVKSVMVY, from the coding sequence ATGTGGACGAAAATCATGGAAAAGTTTAGCAAGTTTCCTGCGCAAGAAAAGGTAATCCGCCTTCTTTTTGGGCGGGGCTTTCAGATTAATTCAGAGGGAAGGGTGGTCTCTGGCACCATAGAGATACCGCATACGCAGATTGCAAAAGAGATTGGGGTGGACAGAAGGGCCGTCGATGCCACGGTCAAGGCAATTTTAGGAGATGAAACGCTCAAAAAGGTGTTCCAGAACATCACATCGATAGCCTTTTTAGAACATGTCGCACCACTGCTGGGGCTGGGAGTTGTAATCATCATCCCAAAAAATGCTCAAAAAACAGGCATACTCGGCGAGGTCGCCACCACAATCGCAAAGCACAACATCAGCATCAGGCAGGCCGTAACCGATGACCCTTACTTTACTGAGAGCCCAAAACTCACGATAATCACGGATGCAAGGGTTCCGGGAGAGGTAGTAGATGCTCTGATGAAGCTTCCGTCCGTGAAAAGCGTCATGGTTTATTGA
- a CDS encoding AbrB/MazE/SpoVT family DNA-binding domain-containing protein, producing the protein MVKMAIKTAEIRENGRVVIPKNVRDDLGVKKGDTLLFENISREELRVKVIRGEDSFLITIRNPKKGKAIKPSKLKEELWSG; encoded by the coding sequence ATGGTAAAAATGGCAATAAAAACTGCCGAGATTAGGGAAAACGGAAGAGTTGTGATACCCAAAAATGTCAGAGATGACCTTGGTGTTAAGAAGGGCGATACACTATTATTTGAAAATATATCAAGAGAGGAATTGCGGGTCAAGGTAATAAGAGGCGAGGACTCATTCCTTATAACTATTCGCAATCCAAAGAAGGGCAAGGCGATTAAGCCCTCTAAGCTGAAAGAGGAGCTCTGGTCAGGATGA
- a CDS encoding type II toxin-antitoxin system VapC family toxin, which produces MIFVDSNIFMFAGDENYPEHMNAKSFFEEKREKFCFNTIIALESHYGYLRNLGAEEAEVRLKAMLESKLLKYYAITEEDLIKGAEISRRYNIKTNDATIIANMLRNGIDRIATDNVKDFSKHSKIKVINPIKRFT; this is translated from the coding sequence ATGATATTCGTAGACTCCAACATTTTCATGTTCGCCGGCGATGAAAACTATCCTGAACATATGAATGCGAAGAGCTTTTTTGAAGAAAAAAGGGAAAAATTCTGTTTTAACACCATCATCGCCCTCGAATCCCATTATGGATATCTAAGAAACTTGGGCGCAGAGGAAGCAGAAGTCAGGCTGAAAGCCATGTTAGAATCCAAGCTTCTCAAATATTATGCCATAACCGAAGAAGATTTGATTAAGGGAGCAGAAATCTCCCGGAGATATAACATAAAAACGAATGATGCCACAATAATTGCAAACATGCTGAGAAATGGCATTGACAGGATAGCCACAGACAACGTAAAGGATTTTAGCAAACACTCCAAGATTAAGGTGATTAATCCCATCAAGCGTTTTACATGA
- a CDS encoding PGF-CTERM sorting domain-containing protein, whose protein sequence is MHDDGSVEGCGWCHNPTVHYVQSPNDTDCFACHVEFVPEPQTAHGVELADRYTCIQCHEYHLFAVRARAHTPYGWFMSSGSPYLPADEIHIAHDGVNFWAFFPTCAPCHGNLLDEMNDCDWCHAIAERPVPIKPPVLEPPVVEPEPEPKPWYVIPGFGAISAIVLLLAAAFLAMRRR, encoded by the coding sequence ATGCACGATGATGGCAGCGTAGAGGGCTGCGGCTGGTGTCATAATCCGACGGTGCATTATGTGCAATCACCAAATGATACGGACTGCTTCGCTTGCCATGTGGAATTTGTGCCAGAGCCACAAACAGCACATGGAGTCGAGCTGGCAGATAGGTACACGTGCATCCAGTGCCATGAGTACCATCTGTTCGCGGTCAGAGCAAGGGCACACACGCCATACGGGTGGTTCATGTCGTCTGGCTCCCCTTACCTCCCTGCCGATGAAATCCACATAGCACACGATGGCGTTAACTTTTGGGCATTCTTCCCAACGTGTGCCCCGTGCCATGGCAATCTGCTGGACGAAATGAACGATTGTGATTGGTGTCATGCAATTGCAGAGAGGCCAGTGCCAATCAAACCGCCTGTGTTGGAGCCGCCAGTAGTAGAGCCTGAACCAGAACCTAAACCATGGTATGTGATTCCAGGATTTGGGGCAATATCAGCCATCGTACTCTTGCTTGCCGCAGCATTTCTGGCGATGCGGAGACGATAA
- the coaBC gene encoding bifunctional phosphopantothenoylcysteine decarboxylase/phosphopantothenate--cysteine ligase CoaBC has protein sequence MHPTTDIRGSKGDELGGKKIVLCVTGSIAAVEAVKLARELVRHGADVYAVMSDAAQKVIHQDALQYAIGRNVISGLTGDVEHIELCGDGTGKADLLLIAPCTANTIGKIATGIDDTPVTTFASTALGTKIPIIIAPAMHESMYSQPIVADNIQRLKRLGIEFVGPRLEEGKAKIADVEDIVLYVLRTLSEKGLKGKKVLIAAGATAESIDPIRILTSRSSGRTGLELGREAFIRGADVTLVHRGDSPYPMMRHIHVESAGEMTDAVLDELKGGYDIFICAAAISDYTVNRAPNKIPSGKNLTLPLKPVPKLIGLVREQYPDLPMVGFKAETNVATDVLIDRAKSLKDAVRLDLIVANDVGKGGIGEDENEVYIIGEDIVHVKGSKRDIAKKVIDAIVGIL, from the coding sequence TTGCATCCCACAACCGACATCAGGGGCTCCAAAGGTGATGAGCTCGGTGGCAAAAAAATCGTGCTGTGCGTCACGGGCAGCATAGCCGCCGTCGAAGCCGTCAAATTAGCGCGCGAGCTGGTCAGACACGGGGCTGACGTTTACGCGGTGATGAGCGATGCGGCTCAAAAGGTCATACACCAGGATGCGCTGCAATACGCAATCGGGAGAAATGTAATCTCCGGGCTCACAGGAGATGTAGAGCATATTGAATTGTGCGGAGATGGGACTGGCAAAGCCGATTTATTATTAATCGCCCCATGCACGGCAAATACGATTGGAAAAATCGCAACTGGCATAGATGATACTCCTGTAACGACATTTGCATCCACTGCACTGGGCACTAAAATTCCAATCATCATCGCTCCTGCGATGCACGAATCAATGTACTCGCAGCCCATCGTCGCCGATAACATCCAGCGATTGAAAAGGCTTGGAATCGAATTTGTGGGCCCTCGCTTAGAGGAAGGAAAGGCGAAGATAGCGGATGTCGAGGATATCGTCCTGTACGTACTGCGCACGCTCTCGGAAAAAGGACTTAAGGGGAAAAAGGTGTTGATCGCCGCCGGGGCTACAGCAGAATCAATCGACCCCATCCGGATACTCACCAGCCGAAGTTCTGGCAGGACAGGATTGGAACTCGGCAGAGAGGCGTTCATCAGGGGCGCAGATGTCACGTTAGTGCACAGGGGAGATAGTCCATATCCGATGATGCGCCACATCCACGTTGAGAGCGCTGGAGAGATGACAGATGCGGTGCTCGATGAGTTAAAAGGAGGATATGACATATTCATTTGTGCCGCTGCCATATCTGATTATACGGTCAATAGAGCGCCGAACAAGATACCCTCTGGCAAGAATTTAACGCTTCCCCTGAAGCCCGTTCCAAAGTTGATAGGATTGGTCAGAGAACAATATCCTGATTTGCCGATGGTTGGCTTTAAAGCCGAGACAAATGTGGCGACAGATGTCTTGATCGACAGGGCAAAATCACTGAAGGATGCGGTTAGATTGGACCTGATCGTGGCAAACGATGTCGGCAAGGGCGGAATCGGCGAGGACGAGAATGAAGTGTATATCATCGGCGAGGACATTGTGCATGTCAAGGGTTCCAAACGAGACATCGCAAAAAAGGTAATAGACGCAATAGTTGGAATATTATGA
- a CDS encoding pantoate kinase, protein MNAIKAKAYAPSHITGFFEICESEKPECMGSRGCGFTLKAGTVTEVVVEDGKGVSIHLNDVLTRAPTTEFVVKELAANRSVEVHSKIDVPIGCGFGASGAGALSTALALNEALSLNLTYNQVGEIAHIAEVVNKTGLGDVIGQSYGGVVMRKEPGAPGIGVVDRIPISDVMIDYVVFGEIITREVLEDTSMRKEINKAGKTAMKKLLHRPTFDEFIRLSKKFAIQTGFLSSEAADAIEAAESDGGMAGMAMLGNTVFAVNGCDALKEFGKVHTSRICHHGAQLL, encoded by the coding sequence ATGAACGCCATAAAAGCTAAGGCATATGCGCCGTCGCATATCACAGGCTTTTTTGAGATTTGTGAGTCAGAAAAACCCGAGTGCATGGGGTCCAGGGGCTGTGGATTTACACTAAAGGCAGGGACGGTGACAGAGGTCGTGGTTGAAGATGGAAAAGGAGTATCCATTCACTTAAATGACGTCCTCACAAGGGCGCCAACCACCGAATTCGTCGTGAAGGAATTGGCAGCCAATCGGTCTGTCGAGGTGCACAGCAAGATAGACGTCCCGATTGGATGCGGTTTTGGAGCCAGTGGAGCCGGTGCGTTGAGCACCGCGCTTGCATTGAACGAGGCGCTGTCCCTGAACCTCACATATAACCAGGTTGGAGAGATAGCCCACATTGCAGAGGTGGTGAATAAAACCGGTCTGGGAGATGTGATTGGACAGTCATACGGCGGCGTAGTGATGCGAAAAGAGCCAGGAGCGCCGGGGATAGGTGTCGTTGACAGGATTCCCATCAGTGATGTCATGATCGATTACGTGGTGTTTGGCGAAATCATCACAAGGGAGGTCTTGGAGGATACGAGCATGAGAAAAGAAATTAATAAAGCAGGGAAAACCGCCATGAAGAAATTGCTCCATAGACCGACATTTGACGAGTTTATTCGGTTGTCCAAAAAATTCGCCATCCAAACAGGATTTCTCAGCAGTGAAGCGGCTGATGCAATAGAAGCGGCTGAATCTGATGGTGGAATGGCAGGCATGGCGATGCTGGGCAACACCGTGTTCGCTGTTAATGGATGCGATGCGTTAAAAGAGTTCGGAAAAGTTCATACGAGCAGGATATGCCATCATGGAGCGCAATTGCTATGA
- a CDS encoding 4-phosphopantoate--beta-alanine ligase, with the protein MSRDHPRYESLKIREKLVDGFKAGIVCAEGLIAHGRGEAFDYLVGEKTIEPVMTANRVAVAMMLAAKHPVISVNGNTAALAPEGLGRLSVKLNAPLEVNLFHRTEERVEKIIHHLEAHGAKDVLGKGANARIPNISHERAKVDKDGIYKADVVLVPLEDGDRCEALVNMGKTVIVVDLNPLSRTAQAASITIVDNVVRAVPNMIKLVDEMMTLSKSELEHICASYDNKAMLENVIRRIKMI; encoded by the coding sequence ATGTCAAGAGACCACCCTCGATACGAATCGCTGAAGATTCGGGAGAAGCTGGTGGACGGATTTAAAGCAGGCATCGTCTGCGCAGAGGGGTTGATCGCGCATGGACGGGGTGAGGCATTTGATTATCTGGTCGGCGAAAAGACGATTGAGCCTGTAATGACCGCAAATAGGGTTGCGGTTGCAATGATGTTAGCAGCAAAGCACCCAGTCATCTCAGTTAACGGCAATACTGCTGCATTGGCTCCAGAAGGACTAGGACGCCTGAGCGTAAAACTAAACGCACCACTAGAAGTAAACCTATTTCACAGGACGGAAGAGAGAGTAGAGAAGATAATCCATCATCTGGAGGCACATGGAGCAAAGGATGTTCTAGGGAAAGGAGCGAATGCGCGCATTCCCAACATATCCCATGAACGGGCAAAGGTGGACAAAGATGGAATATACAAGGCAGACGTCGTGTTGGTTCCGCTGGAGGATGGAGACCGATGCGAAGCGCTCGTAAACATGGGCAAAACCGTGATAGTCGTGGATTTAAACCCGTTGTCGAGGACAGCTCAGGCGGCAAGCATTACGATAGTGGACAACGTGGTCAGAGCTGTGCCCAATATGATAAAACTGGTTGATGAAATGATGACATTGTCTAAGTCTGAATTGGAACATATATGCGCGTCATACGACAATAAGGCGATGTTGGAAAATGTAATCAGAAGGATTAAAATGATTTAA
- the hisD gene encoding histidinol dehydrogenase, with product MNIKRLSELNDAQMRNLLRSDVEEVTSVVKRILEDVLKNGDSAVIKYTKKFDDAVLKNLEVIEEDIKDAEASIDAKLIKHLEKAARNIAAFHDEQLNDELWLTEFRPGIMLGQKTTPLDRIGAYVPGGTASYPSTALMTVIPAKVAGVREVCICTPPRPDGTVNPLTLAAAGIAGANRIFKVGGAQAIAAMAYGTKSIPKVDKIVGPGNVYVTAAKMLVRNDVEIDFPAGPSEIVILTDQVSEAKIASFIASDMIAQAEHDASSVAILITTSKKLAEKVDGEIERQVKKSLRKDVITRSLKRSAILVADDLEQGIDFVNTIAPEHLELMVPDPLNVLKNIKHAGAIFIGEYSPVAAGDYAVGTNHVLPTMRYARVLSGLDVAHFAKKSSIHIISKSGLRDLKDTIIALAEAEGLEAHANSVRKRFER from the coding sequence ATGAATATCAAACGACTGTCTGAGTTGAACGATGCACAAATGAGAAACTTGTTGCGCAGTGATGTCGAGGAAGTCACGAGCGTTGTGAAGAGGATTTTAGAGGATGTGCTGAAGAACGGTGACAGCGCTGTCATCAAGTATACGAAGAAGTTTGATGATGCGGTACTGAAAAACCTTGAGGTTATAGAAGAGGATATCAAGGATGCTGAGGCATCCATAGATGCAAAACTCATCAAACACCTCGAGAAGGCGGCGCGCAATATAGCCGCATTCCACGACGAGCAGTTGAATGATGAGTTATGGCTGACTGAATTTAGACCAGGTATAATGCTCGGACAGAAGACCACGCCATTGGACAGGATAGGTGCATACGTCCCTGGTGGCACCGCGTCTTACCCTTCCACAGCGCTGATGACCGTGATTCCGGCAAAGGTGGCTGGCGTTCGAGAGGTGTGCATTTGTACTCCACCCAGGCCAGATGGCACTGTAAACCCTCTCACGTTAGCAGCAGCCGGCATAGCAGGCGCAAACAGGATATTCAAGGTGGGAGGGGCGCAGGCAATAGCGGCAATGGCATATGGTACGAAGAGCATCCCAAAGGTTGACAAAATCGTCGGACCTGGGAACGTATATGTAACAGCTGCCAAGATGTTGGTGCGCAATGATGTGGAGATCGATTTTCCAGCAGGACCCAGCGAGATCGTCATCCTAACAGATCAAGTTTCTGAGGCAAAAATCGCATCCTTCATCGCATCGGACATGATTGCACAGGCAGAACACGATGCATCGTCTGTTGCAATCCTAATCACGACCTCCAAAAAACTGGCAGAAAAGGTCGATGGCGAGATAGAGAGGCAGGTGAAAAAATCACTACGCAAGGATGTAATCACCAGGTCACTGAAGCGAAGCGCTATTTTGGTAGCAGACGACCTCGAACAGGGAATAGACTTTGTCAACACGATTGCACCCGAGCATCTTGAACTAATGGTTCCCGACCCGCTGAACGTATTGAAGAATATCAAACATGCTGGCGCGATATTCATTGGAGAATACTCTCCGGTCGCCGCCGGGGACTACGCCGTCGGAACAAATCACGTTCTGCCAACGATGAGATATGCAAGGGTGCTTTCCGGCTTGGATGTAGCTCATTTCGCGAAGAAGTCCAGCATCCATATCATCAGCAAGTCCGGGTTGCGCGACCTGAAGGACACGATAATAGCGCTTGCCGAGGCAGAGGGACTGGAGGCGCATGCGAATTCGGTCAGGAAGAGGTTTGAAAGGTGA
- a CDS encoding type II toxin-antitoxin system RelE/ParE family toxin: protein MFEVVILKSVQHKLKKAPNEVRERCFEVFEALQHTFAPLGYDIKKLKGHSMAFRIRIGDWRITYEVLKKEKEVIIHDIRQRKKGYKR from the coding sequence ATGTTTGAAGTTGTTATCCTCAAGTCAGTCCAGCACAAACTGAAAAAAGCCCCCAATGAAGTAAGAGAAAGATGTTTTGAAGTTTTCGAGGCACTGCAACATACCTTTGCGCCTTTGGGTTATGACATTAAAAAACTTAAAGGCCATTCTATGGCCTTCAGGATTAGGATTGGAGACTGGAGAATTACTTACGAAGTCTTGAAAAAAGAAAAAGAGGTTATTATTCACGATATTCGGCAAAGGAAGAAAGGATATAAGAGATAA